In one window of Vicia villosa cultivar HV-30 ecotype Madison, WI unplaced genomic scaffold, Vvil1.0 ctg.002934F_1_1, whole genome shotgun sequence DNA:
- the LOC131640106 gene encoding protein LIGHT-DEPENDENT SHORT HYPOCOTYLS 4-like, with the protein MDSIQQFIQTCNHENTCNFMNTITSNNNTSLTTTTTASGSSSSSAASTITTNTPNSSSRYENQKRRDWNTFGQYLKNHRPPLSLSRCSGAHVLEFLRYLDQFGKTKVHTPICPFYGHPNPPAPCPCPLRQAWGSLDALIGRLRAAFEENGGKPETNPFGARAVRLYLREVRDLQSKARGISYEKKKRKRPPPPQPRPQQQVPPPQGASAAH; encoded by the exons ATGGATTCAATTCAACAATTTATACAGACATGTAACCATGAAAACACCTGCAACTTCATGAACACAATAACCAGCAACAACAACACAagcttaacaacaacaacaacagcaagtGGAAGCTCTTCTTCATCTGCAGCTTCAACCATAACAACCAACACACCAAACAGTAGCAGCCGGTATGAGAATCAGAAACGCCGTGACTGGAACACTTTTGGTCAGTACCTCAAGAATCATCGTCCTCCTCTTTCACTCTCTAGATGCAGCGGTGCTCATGTGCTTGAATTTCTCAG GTATTTGGATCAATTTGGGAAAACAAAAGTTCACACACCAATTTGTCCATTTTATGGTCATCCAAACCCTCCAGCACCTTGTCCATGTCCTCTAAGGCAAGCATGGGGAAGCCTAGATGCACTGATAGGCCGTCTCCGCGCCGCTTTCGAAGAAAATGGAGGAAAACCAGAAACAAATCCTTTTGGTGCTCGAGCAGTGAGGCTCTATCTCCGCGAAGTTCGCGATCTTCAATCCAAAGCAAGAGGGATTAGCTacgagaaaaagaagagaaaacgtCCTCCACCACCACAACCACGGCCACAGCAACAAGTTCCACCACCACAAGGTGCAAGTGCAGCTCATTAG
- the LOC131640110 gene encoding uncharacterized protein LOC131640110: protein MWLVCSTCQPKGGYWTILEYRGLRPYIGWWITWSWIISYFHRIHAYDPDPAYIDAMPRATRYVLQRGNQEIGPDRVFLDRTSHNDIQWTPFTNYGDVVSFNGIALYSGWLNCGAKTMVRYLPGCMRQFGRVQMIRRSTFEVAPDIVTRRNLTTIFEDWTHYLVPEEYRRMRTTQS, encoded by the exons ATGTGGCTTGTATGCTCCACCTGCCAACCAAAAGGAGGTTATTGGACCATTCTTGAATACAGAGGTTTGAGACCATATATTGGATGGTGGATTACCTGG agctggatcatctcttattTCCACCGCATCCACGCCTACGATCCTGATCCTGCTTACATTGACGCGATGCCTAGGGCTACCAGATATGTCCTCCAGAGGGGGAATCAGGAAATAGGGCCAGATCGTGTATTCCTTGATCGTACTTCTCACAATGACATCCAGTGGACGCCTTTCACTAATTACGGTGATGTTGTCTCATTCAACGGCATCGCattatattctggatggttgaaTTGTGGGGCCAAGACCATGGTAAGGTATCTACCGGGGTGCATGAGACAATTTGGACGTGTGCAGATGATACGGAGGTCTACATTTGAGGTTGCTCCTGACATAGTTACCCGCCGCAATCTCACTACTATCTTTGAGGATTGGACTCATTATCTAGTCCCAGAGGAGTATCGGCGTATGCGGACCACCCAGAGCTGA